Part of the Gammaproteobacteria bacterium genome is shown below.
CTTGTCGCGACGGGGGTGAGTATATGACAGGCGCGTATGCCTGTCACTAACTAAATAAACAGTACATTACTAATGATTATTAACAAGAATTACCTACGTGATCATCAAGCCAGGCGACTGTTGCTTGCTTGTCGTCCGCAATAGCCGCCTGTAGCAATTATGTTTTCTCCTTGTAACCGTTAACCATGGCGCGCACCAGGTTTTGGCCTTCGCGCACGCTGGCAAACATCACGCCGCCAATGTGAACAAAAATCAGTAACACTGTGACATGGGAAAAGAATTCATGGATTTCTTCCCAGAGCTCCTCGGCCGCGCTTTCTTCATGATGGCCGCGGTCGTCATCATCGTGCTCCCGGCCATCCACCAGCACCACCAGCGGGTTGGCGGCAACCGTGCCCGTGGACACGCCAGTGGATACAGTAGATAGGGCCTGGCTGTTGTTCGCCAGTGGGCCGTGGCCCTCGGCGCCGTACAATGCCAACCCGGAAATGCTGGTCAATATCAGGCTCAGCAGCAGGGCGATAACCATCCAGCCACCGAGCGGGTTATGGCCCAGGTAATGTTTCGCCTTGCCAGTGAGCATATCCCTGGCGTATTGCATTGCCGTTCCCGGCGCGGTGACAAAATCGCTGAAGCGCGCATGACGACTGCCGACCAGGCCCCAGAGCAGCCGAAAGCCGATCAGTCCCATAATAAAGTAGCCGGCATAAATATGAATGAGGCTTTCTTCCTCACCGCTGATGTAGGCAATTATAAAGCTGAGCACCAGGCTCCAGTGGAACAGCCGCACCAGCGGGTCCCAGACATAAATGGAATTGTTCAGATCTTGGTCTTTCATATACTGCCTCGTTTACCACCAGGTAATTGAAATGCTGATGGCGCTATAATGGGCCGGAAAAGCACAAAACACATCGGGCAGGTGTTCGATGCCAAGCCCCGTGGGACATGTGCGCGATGGCGACCAAACAAGACGATAATCAAGGTGAGAATCAGTGATCAGCCAGGCAGATAATAAAAAGGAAATGGTGCTCATTGCCATCCTGGCGCTGGTGATCCTCGGCGGTGGTGTTGATCTCTATACCGATGTATTGCACGGCGCCACCACCCAGCACATTCTCAAGGAAACCGCGGTGGTGCTGATTGCCGCGATCGCCATGGCCTGGCTTTGGCTGGGTCTGCGTCGGCAGGACAGGGAGCTTCGGCAATTGCGCGAAGAGTACCGCCAGCTGGACCAGGCGGCCCAGGCCGCCAGTGATTATGTGCTTGCCGGTCGCCGGCAAATGCGCGATGTCGCCGGTCGCCAGTTTGATGACTGGGGCCTGACCCAGAGTGAAAAAGACGTGGCCTGGTTGTTGCTCAAGGGGCTAAGCCTCAAGGAAATTGCCGCGGTCAGGAATACGCTGGAAAAAACCGTGCGCCAGCAGGCGTCCGCCATATACAAAAAAGCCGGCGTCGATGGTCGCCACGCCTTTGCCGCCTGGTTCCTCGAAGACATGATGTAACGGCATACTTGCGAATCATTCCCGTTTGGCCCGGGCTGCAGCGTCGTGGTTTGGTGCAAGCCAAAGGCCGCGCTAGAATGGCGAACCTATGAGTAACCCGTCACAACAACACACCGATACTGACATCCTGGTTATTGGCGGCGGCCTGGTAGGCGCCAGCCTCGCCTGTGCGCTGGCACCGCTGGGTCTGCGCATTACCGTGGTCGAAGCCTTCGAGCTCAAGACCGGTGGCCAGCCGTCCTATGATGATCGCACCACGGCGCTGGCCTATGGCTCGCGCCGGATTTTTGATGCTCTTGGTGTCTGGCCGGAAATCGAACAACGCGGCGCCTGCGCCATCAAGCACATCCATATCAGCGACAAGGGCCAGTTTGGTTTTGCCCGCCTGCATGCCAGTGAACTGGACATGGACGCATTGGGCTATGTTGCTGTTAACCGGGTCATGGGTGAGGCCTTATATGCGCGCATGCAACAGTTGCCGGGCATCGACCTGGTTTGCCCGGCCACGGTGGAAGCCGTGCATAAGCACGCCGATCATGCGCTGTGCGACATCATGCAGGATGGCAAGCCGAAGCAACTATCGGCAAAGCTGGTGGTGATGGCCGATGGCGGTCGATCCGGCCTGCGCGAAGCGCTGGGTTTTGAGTTTACAAAAAAGGATTACCGGCAGACCGCCGTCATTGCCTCGGTGGCCTGCAGTGCGCCGCACAACCATACCGCGTACGAGCGCTTTACCCAGACCGGCCCGCTGGCAGTGCTGCCCTTATATAATGGTCGTGTCGGTATTGTCTGGACAACCACACCGGAACAGCTGGATACCATACTGGGCTGGAGCGATGATACCTTCATCGCCGAGCTGCAGCAGCGCTTTGGTCAGCGCCTCGGCCGGTTCAGCGAGCCGGGCAGCCGGGCATCCTACCCGCTGTACCTCACGCAACTGAAACAGCATTACCGGGATCGCGTCTTGCTGGTGGGTAATGCCGCCCACGCCGTGCACCCGGTAGGTGGCCAGGGCTTTAATCTCGGCTTGCGTGATGTTGCCGCCCTGGCCGAAGTCATTGCCGATGCCGTGCGTCATGATCGTGACTACGGCAGTGATGCGCTGCTGGCCGAGTACATGCAATGGCGTGAGCGTGACAACAAGCGCGTATCACAGTTTACCGACAGCATGATTCGCATCTTTGCCAATGATCTACCCGGCCTGACCTTCGGCCGCAACCTGGCATTGAATATTGTTGACCTGCTGCCGCCGGTAAAGCGCGCCTTTACCCGGCGCACCAGCGGTCTTAATGGTCGGCTGCCACGCCTGTCACGCGGCCTGCCGTTGAGGATA
Proteins encoded:
- the ubiH gene encoding 2-octaprenyl-6-methoxyphenyl hydroxylase — protein: MSNPSQQHTDTDILVIGGGLVGASLACALAPLGLRITVVEAFELKTGGQPSYDDRTTALAYGSRRIFDALGVWPEIEQRGACAIKHIHISDKGQFGFARLHASELDMDALGYVAVNRVMGEALYARMQQLPGIDLVCPATVEAVHKHADHALCDIMQDGKPKQLSAKLVVMADGGRSGLREALGFEFTKKDYRQTAVIASVACSAPHNHTAYERFTQTGPLAVLPLYNGRVGIVWTTTPEQLDTILGWSDDTFIAELQQRFGQRLGRFSEPGSRASYPLYLTQLKQHYRDRVLLVGNAAHAVHPVGGQGFNLGLRDVAALAEVIADAVRHDRDYGSDALLAEYMQWRERDNKRVSQFTDSMIRIFANDLPGLTFGRNLALNIVDLLPPVKRAFTRRTSGLNGRLPRLSRGLPLRIKA
- a CDS encoding cytochrome b/b6 domain-containing protein yields the protein MKDQDLNNSIYVWDPLVRLFHWSLVLSFIIAYISGEEESLIHIYAGYFIMGLIGFRLLWGLVGSRHARFSDFVTAPGTAMQYARDMLTGKAKHYLGHNPLGGWMVIALLLSLILTSISGLALYGAEGHGPLANNSQALSTVSTGVSTGTVAANPLVVLVDGREHDDDDRGHHEESAAEELWEEIHEFFSHVTVLLIFVHIGGVMFASVREGQNLVRAMVNGYKEKT
- a CDS encoding LuxR C-terminal-related transcriptional regulator; this translates as MISQADNKKEMVLIAILALVILGGGVDLYTDVLHGATTQHILKETAVVLIAAIAMAWLWLGLRRQDRELRQLREEYRQLDQAAQAASDYVLAGRRQMRDVAGRQFDDWGLTQSEKDVAWLLLKGLSLKEIAAVRNTLEKTVRQQASAIYKKAGVDGRHAFAAWFLEDMM